From the genome of Triticum aestivum cultivar Chinese Spring chromosome 1A, IWGSC CS RefSeq v2.1, whole genome shotgun sequence:
AACCCAGGTTCATCTCGTGTAGTGATTGTGGACTCGTACAAGGATATGGAGTCGACGGTTGATGTATCAGACTCGACCCTGTCTTTCGTAGCATGCATTCCCATCTGTGTTGCAACTGATTCGGTAAGCTACGTGTCCGGTGCACGGAAAACTGCCTTCGGTCTCCCAACCTTACTCATGGCAACCTTCCGGCCGCCCAACGACCTATAACGCTAGTCACTACTCCCACTGGGGCTAGGAAGTAAGCCCCACAACCCAAAGCGGCGAAGAACAAATAGAATTTGCTACAAAAGCCGGCTAACGGGGGTATTCCTGCGTATGAGAACATTGTAATGGAGAAGGTCATAGCCGAAATAGGATTCGTTTTGGCTAGAGCGCCCAAATCCGCTATATATTTGACACGGGTTTGCCGTAATGCTGGAACTATGGCGAATGCATCTATCGTCATTGATGCATAAATAAATATACCAATTAGTAGTGATTGAATTCCTTCTATGGTTCCACATGAGAAACCAGTACGAATATAACCTACATGTCCAATCGAACTATGAGCTAGAGGTCTTTTGACTTTCGTTTGGGCCATGGCGGCCAGTGCTCCTAAGATCATAGAAGCAATGCTGCAGAAAAAGAAGATTTGTTGTAATGTACCCCCATAggaagcaacaatagaaacacGTGACATATTTGCAGAAATAGAGATTTTAGGCGCAATAGAAAGGAATGCTGTCACCGGGGTGGGTGAACCCTCATAGATATCAGGTGCCCACATATATAGAGTCAAAAGAGAGATTGAGTCCGAGGGAGAGGGGGGTTTTCTTGGGGCTCGAGAGATTGAATAGATAGGGCCCCACAAGTTGTTAATTCGCCGCTGGGGAATTCACACAAAAGGGAAGGACTTATTCTCAACGAAAAAAGTGCTCTCTGAACCGAACGTGAAAGTTGTTTTCCATCAGACGGCTGTTCACGTAACTCCACTCTCGGCTTGGATTATATATCCATTTGGTCCGCTCTCGGCCATTCCACACGCTGCCTAGCAGAGACGTGGTTATCTGAAGTGGATTCTCTCTTTTGTAGTAGATGCCGAACCTGCTGCTCAGTGGGCGGGCGCAGCAGCTACATGGACCCCTTTCTTTATGTTGTTGCCAGCGCTTTCCCGGGCCGAGCCGGAATTCTTTATTAGAACGTCGGCAGGCAAAGCCCGAAGGAAGGCTGCTATCCCCTCGGCCTTCTTCCTTTTCGATGAAAAACAAATCGACATCTCAATCTCCGAAAGCGTTTTCCTTACCCAGCTAATATCCCCCCCTTCGTCGAGCCTTTCCTTTAGTGGTAAGGGATATGCACCTTATCTGAACGTCGGCAGGCATTCCGGAATTCTCCTTTTTTGGCCCCGGGTGAACATAGGCTCAAACATGATTGGAGGGGTCCTAGCTACGCCATGCGTTCAATAAAAAAAAGCAAGCCTCTGGGAAGCTGCAGGGATTACAAAAAGAGGGTGCTTTCCTGTGTTGCACTGAAAAAAGGACAAAGGAGAAGACGCTCTTCGACTTTCTTTCTTCCTCCCGCGCCCGCCTAAGCCCGGCCCGCGTTAGATGGGAAGATTAGCAAAGCGGAAAAAGACAGAGGGAGGGGGAGCTGCATCTTATTCTCTTCGCGAGAACTTCAGGATCGGAGAAGCATTCGGAAGGGGAGAGGCCTTCATTTCGTTGGCAGAAGCAGAAACGATCCAATCCATTCGGGGCTTCGGGGAACCCAAAAACGAACTTTGTTTACTTTTTTCATAGATAGATGATATATATAGGAATAATATATACATCCCTTTACTTGAGATGTCTATGTATCTATTTTGGAATCATCTCCCGATTCTCTTTTTTTCTAATTCACACTGCTCTTTCTCTCTAAATTGCATCaaagaaaatagagagagagagagcagatggATCCTATCCCCTATAACGAACACTCATTCCTATCTATTGATAGAAAAGAAAGATCTTCGTCACGGactttttctttgttctttttttttAGATTGGAGGAATTCCTCATATCCAAGGCAGCTCCCCACAAACACCCCACCCATATGACTATGCCCCCTTTTGAATCGACAGTATAGATTGGGCTTCATAGCTACTTTCATTCTAAAGACGAATATTAGTCAATAGGCAGGCTTCTTTCAGTAGCAAACATATTCATTTTCACCGGGCTCCGCGCACCTTTGGTACTTCTGGAGGGCAAGCTGTTTTATAGTGACTTCTTTCTTAGGGTAGGGCGACGAATACTTCCAATTCCGGAAAGGTCATTGGGTCGCCTTTGGAAGCTAAAGCGAAAGTTGTAGAAAGCCGGGAGAAAAAGCGAAAGCTTGCTCGAAACGGCCTATACCCTAACCCTCGGAAGCGAAGACGCAAAGCGTCACTTTTTTCAAAAGGAAGGAGTTTTTTCTGACTGAATCCATCCATAAAGCCGCCAAGGAAACGAAGTTCGTTCCCTTTCATCAAGTGGGTAAGGTAGGCAAACCACTTAAGCTTTGCCTTAGACTGACGGAACAAAGCTAAGAAGTAGGCTGAATGGAAAAAGGAAAGGGACAAGGGCGGTCGTCGCTTGGCGCGAAGGCTGCTGGTTCGGTACGGTACTAAAGGTCCTCGGACTTCCAGGCGGTTTTTCTTTTGGGCTGCTGTGAACCCTTGGATCTCGCCAATACAGCCTCCTATGGTTTTCGTTACCGAGATATCTTTTCTTTTTTCCCAGGGATTTTTTGGGTAATCAGCTCCCATGCTGCAAACAGTCAAATCTGAACCTTGTCGCTCTTCTTTCCTCGTGGGCAGGAAGCACACCAGCAGCGTGCGTTGCGTGATTCCACTGTGTTTTTTGCACTTGACTGGGTGGACAGTTGACCGGAAGATAACTTCGATTCGCCCGGCCAGCAGGCGGGCGGCGTGCTTATCTTGTGTGACAACACTACAGAGCGAGTAGCTCTTCTAGTCGGGCAGCTGTGTGACAACACTCCTGAGAAAGCGGCGCTTTTGTGTAACATGCTATGGTCTCAACGCCCTTACGAGGTAGTGATGAGTTTCACGCGCTCTAAGCCCGGCCCGCGCGCAGTTAGGAGGATTGGCCGCTATCTGAGCGGTACCACCCACCCTACCCTACTACCTATAGGGGGCCGTCCGTCCTACAGCCGCCCGAAAAGGAACTGCAGTAATCTTGAATAGGAATCCTACAGCGATAAAAAGAATCCCCATAAAAATACCACTAGATCGAGCACCAGTGATTTCGTATCCGGTCAAAATCTTGGCTAATTGATCGAAGTGGGTAGCTCCAGTAGACCCATAGATCATGGAACAAATAGGGTGGGTAGGCCCAACCACCACACTACACGTATAGACGCGAACCCCCCTCCTTACCGTACGTGCGACTCTCACCGCATACGGCTCGCACAAAGACTCCAAAATCCATCCCGAGCTTTTTATTCCACCTCTCCCTCCTCTCCAATCCTCGATCAAACTAGCCTTCCCCAGCAAGAAAACGTATCCGCTTTAGCAACAAAGCGCtcatcccttgcttgttcttgagCGCGCAAGGCGCTCAAGACGGTGATTCTTGCTTAAAAAAGGGCTAAAGCACTCCAGCTTCGAAGCTGGAGTTTGCAACTTCAAAACTACAGGTTTTAGCCCTCCTGCTGGGTGGGCGCTTCCTTCGTCTATCGTATGTCTCGCTTGGCTTCGTCCCGAACCAAGGAGGCATGATGGCGGGCGCGTGCGTGTGCCGACTGCAGAGACTACAAGCCGACGCCGGAAGCGACTCGCTTCTATTCTCGATTGGATATAGATGGGGAATCTCTATAGATCGTCTTTTTTCGACAACCTCTCTAAAACGCATACGAGAAAATTGCACTTCACGGCACGGCAAAAAAAAGAGCTTCGCTCGGTTGGCCCTCCTAGGCTTCCGCCTACTTTCTCTTCTCTTAAGTCTACAACAAGTGGGAGAGGCAGGATTCGAACCTACGTAGAAAACCTTCAACAGATTTACAGTCTGTCGCTTTTGACCGCTCGGCCACTCTCCCCTTCCCGGGGATACGCCCTCCTCAAACAAAGGGTTCCTGAATAAGAAGGATGGCGGCCTTCGTTCTTAAGTTAAGAAGAGCAGATGGAACTATTAGATTTGCTAGCGTTCCGGGAGAATAAATAAGGTCATTTAGTAAGTTCATAACAATCCATTTATGTAAAGCAAGGGGCAAAGCTTCTACGACAGCTTCCCCCTCATTGCCATCGTCGGCCTTCCCCAGCTCCCCTCCTTCGTCGCTTCTGGCTAAGCATCTTTCGGCGGAGGAAAGGAGGCGACTAGTCGCTTCTGGCGAAGCAGCGAGTTCATGAGCAAGTGAATGAACGAGCAGCGAGTGAAGTGCAACAGTCGTAAGTAAGGCTCGCCATGTTCCTAAAAGGAGTGACCATCTTTTCTTCCCTTCTACTGACACTGAGCGAGCAGCAAGCATAGGCAATAGTTTCCGTAGGGGTGGGGCGCAAGCAAGCGTTTTCAGGCTCCGCTAGCTAGCGTACTCTTCTGCTATCAATGAAACCGAAAGAAAAAACCAGTGCCCTTTCGTATAGATCGAGACGCAGTACTTTTTCTTTACTTCTTCCATACTAGGAAGAATGGAAGGAAATCCTTCGATAACACTTCTTCCTTATTTGAAGAAATGATATCCGACGCCCGTGGAAACTCTTTCATTTCAAAAAAGTTCTTCTTCTTAAGAAGCAAATAGCATTTCCTATTGATTTGTCCCCTGGACTAGACCTATGTAGATTCGGAATTATCCGTCGCTACGCTGTTCCCAAGGACTAGCAAAATCGAAATAGCGAAATTCTTGGGTCATCTCAATGGGTTCAGAAACCACACGTTTCTCTGGATCATCATAGCGTACTTCCACATATCCACTCAGAGGAAAGTCTTTTCGTAATGGATGACCCTCGAAACCATAATCTGTTGATATACGGCGTAAATCCGGATGATTGATGGAAGAAACACCAGACATATCCCATACTTCTCGCTCCCACCGGCCGGCTGATGGAAATAGACTGACTACCGGAGATATTCGTGTTACTTCGTCTGCACTTGTTTGTACACGAATGCGTGAGTTATACCGAGTACTCAGTAAATTATGGACAACTTCAAATCTTCGTTTTCGAGAGGGATGATCCACTCCGCAAATATCGATCGAAACTTGAACCCTTGTATAGGTATGCCATTTTAGAAAGCACAACAATGGAAATGGGTAGTCAGTATTGGTATAAGATCTATTCCCATGTTCCGATCTTTTCATTTTATGTACCCATTTCTTGGGTAAAATCTCCCAACTATATTGGAAAATGGATTGGTTATCCAtaaatgaaaataaagaaagcTTTATTTTGGTTCCGCTTCTTGCTCTAAGCAGAAAGACTTGTCGGAAATCGCCGGTTGGGTTGGTCCGACCAAGAAAGGCATGGGAGTGGAGAGGCAGAAGTGAAAGACTGGCTACCAATAAAGATCCAAAACTGCACACACACTTTTTAGAGTTATGTATCCAGGATCGGCTGCATGCTCTAGTGTTGAATCGGGTATAGAACCCAGGATGCTTGGTTACAATTCCGAATCCGCTAAACCATCGCTCGGGGAAAAGTATTATACAGAGCATTAGTACTTATTCTGATCCTTTCCTTATATTTAGATTCTAGTAGTTTATTTCAGTCGTATTCGTATCCTTACTGCGGTTTTTTAAGGGTAACAAATAAAAGTATGCAGGTTCTATTTTATTGTTCCGAGACATATGATGATAGCATTGAGAATGAGAAATCTTGCAAAATGCACGTATTATTAAGGAGTTCTGGAACGATTACTACGCTAAGCTGTTGGATATTGACAAAACGAAAAAGACTTCTAATGTTGATATGTATCAGGATGATGTTAGAAAGTTGTTGATTAATGAAAAGAAGAATCAAAATGGTGTGTTTTCCGATACTGAATTAATAGATTTA
Proteins encoded in this window:
- the LOC123060510 gene encoding NADH-ubiquinone oxidoreductase chain 2 isoform X2, with product MIYGSTGATHFDQLAKILTGYEITGARSSGIFMGILFIAVGFLFKITAVPFHMWAPDIYEGSPTPVTAFLSIAPKISISANMSRVSIVASYGGTLQQIFFFCSIASMILGALAAMAQTKVKRPLAHSSIGHVGYIRTGFSCGTIEGIQSLLIGIFIYASMTIDAFAIVPALRQTRVKYIADLGALAKTNPISAMTFSITMFSYAGIPPLAGFCSKFYLFFAALGCGAYFLAPVGVVTSVIGRWAAGRLP
- the LOC123060510 gene encoding NADH-ubiquinone oxidoreductase chain 2 isoform X1, which gives rise to MIYGSTGATHFDQLAKILTGYEITGARSSGIFMGILFIAVGFLFKITAVPFHMWAPDIYEGSPTPVTAFLSIAPKISISANMSRVSIVASYGGTLQQIFFFCSIASMILGALAAMAQTKVKRPLAHSSIGHVGYIRTGFSCGTIEGIQSLLIGIFIYASMTIDAFAIVPALRQTRVKYIADLGALAKTNPISAMTFSITMFSYAGIPPLAGFCSKFYLFFAALGCGAYFLAPVGVVTSVIGRFYYIRLAKRMFFDRPRTWILYEPMDRDKSLLLAMTSSFITSSFPYPSPLFDLTHQMALSSYL
- the LOC123060519 gene encoding NADH dehydrogenase [ubiquinone] iron-sulfur protein 3-like; its protein translation is MLCIILFPERWFSGFGIVTKHPGFYTRFNTRACSRSWIHNSKKCVCSFGSLLVASLSLLPLHSHAFLGRTNPTGDFRQVFLLRARSGTKIKLSLFSFMDNQSIFQYSWEILPKKWVHKMKRSEHGNRSYTNTDYPFPLLCFLKWHTYTRVQVSIDICGVDHPSRKRRFEVVHNLLSTRYNSRIRVQTSADEVTRISPVVSLFPSAGRWEREVWDMSGVSSINHPDLRRISTDYGFEGHPLRKDFPLSGYVEVRYDDPEKRVVSEPIEMTQEFRYFDFASPWEQRSDG